A single region of the Stenotrophomonas sp. Marseille-Q4652 genome encodes:
- a CDS encoding ClpXP protease specificity-enhancing factor, with protein MSEETFRMSSHRPYLLRALVEWINDNDLTPHILVDAGMPGVQVPSSAVKDGRVVLNIAERAVVRLHIDNEAVSFTARFSGVSFPVHVPIQAVLAVYARETGQGMALPDDIYGSDPTPPDDELPPDPPATPDDTPTPGKRPHLRVVK; from the coding sequence ATGAGCGAAGAAACTTTCCGTATGAGCAGCCATCGCCCCTACCTGCTGCGGGCGCTGGTGGAGTGGATCAACGACAACGACCTGACCCCGCACATCCTGGTGGATGCGGGCATGCCGGGCGTGCAGGTGCCGTCCAGCGCGGTCAAGGACGGCCGGGTGGTGCTGAACATCGCCGAGCGGGCGGTGGTCCGCCTGCATATCGACAACGAGGCGGTGAGCTTCACCGCACGCTTCTCCGGTGTCAGCTTCCCGGTGCATGTCCCGATCCAGGCCGTGCTTGCGGTGTATGCGCGCGAGACCGGGCAGGGCATGGCGCTGCCGGATGACATCTACGGTTCCGATCCCACGCCGCCGGACGACGAGCTGCCGCCGGATCCGCCGGCAACGCCGGATGACACGCCGACTCCGGGCAAGCGCCCGCACCTGCGCGTGGTGAAGTAA
- a CDS encoding cytochrome c1, which translates to MTDTWIVRLACVAALLFSGMASAAGGGSLMQAGNDLGDRASLQRGAQAYMNYCSGCHSLKYLRYSRMAEDLGLSEEEVMAHLNFTGAAVGEPIQVSMPKEQAEKWFGKMPPDLSLTARVRGSDWIYSYLKSFYLDESRPLGWNNTVFPNASMPNPLWQQQGLQHAAFGEPDASTGERPVLGLKVESAGTQSAQEFDQTVRDITNFLEYAGEPAAIKRQQLGVWVILFLALLTFLAYLVKKEYWKDVH; encoded by the coding sequence ATGACTGACACGTGGATTGTGCGGCTGGCCTGCGTGGCCGCCCTGCTGTTCTCCGGGATGGCCTCGGCCGCCGGCGGTGGCAGCCTGATGCAGGCCGGCAATGACCTGGGTGACCGCGCTTCGCTGCAGCGTGGCGCCCAAGCCTACATGAACTACTGCTCGGGCTGCCATTCGCTCAAGTACCTGCGTTACTCACGCATGGCCGAGGACCTGGGGCTGAGCGAGGAAGAGGTGATGGCCCACCTCAACTTCACCGGAGCCGCGGTCGGCGAGCCGATCCAGGTATCGATGCCGAAGGAGCAGGCGGAGAAGTGGTTCGGCAAGATGCCGCCGGATCTCTCGCTCACCGCGCGGGTGCGTGGCAGCGACTGGATCTACAGCTACCTCAAGTCGTTCTACCTGGACGAGTCGCGCCCACTGGGTTGGAACAACACGGTGTTCCCCAACGCGTCGATGCCCAATCCGCTGTGGCAGCAGCAGGGGTTGCAGCACGCGGCGTTCGGTGAGCCGGACGCGTCCACCGGGGAACGTCCGGTGCTGGGCCTGAAGGTCGAGTCCGCAGGCACGCAGAGTGCGCAGGAGTTCGACCAGACGGTGCGCGACATCACCAACTTCCTCGAATACGCCGGCGAGCCGGCTGCGATCAAGCGCCAGCAACTGGGTGTGTGGGTGATCCTGTTCCTGGCGCTGTTGACCTTCCTGGCCTATCTGGTCAAGAAGGAATACTGGAAGGACGTGCACTGA
- a CDS encoding glutathione S-transferase N-terminal domain-containing protein — MAASVRMRNTLTLFSSNDDVLCHRVRLVLAAKGVTYDFVPVDAQNPPEDLIDLNPYHSVPTLVERELVLYAASVVSEYLDERYPHPPLMPVDPLSRARLRLAMLRIEHDWVPEVQAIQLGNKTQAEAGRKRLKELLTASVPLFKASKFFLNPEMSLADCAMAPIIWRLQSLDIPLPKDGKAIEDYGNRIFRNPGFIRSLTDQERKLRDLPA; from the coding sequence ATGGCGGCGAGTGTGCGTATGCGGAATACCTTGACCCTGTTTTCCTCCAACGACGATGTCCTGTGCCACCGGGTCCGCCTGGTGCTGGCCGCCAAGGGGGTCACCTACGACTTCGTGCCGGTCGATGCCCAGAACCCACCCGAGGACCTGATCGACCTCAATCCCTACCACTCGGTGCCCACCCTGGTTGAACGCGAGCTGGTGCTGTACGCGGCCTCGGTGGTCAGCGAATACCTGGACGAGCGCTATCCGCATCCGCCACTGATGCCGGTCGATCCGCTGTCGCGAGCGCGGCTGCGGTTGGCGATGTTGCGCATCGAGCATGACTGGGTGCCGGAGGTCCAGGCCATCCAGCTGGGCAACAAGACCCAGGCCGAGGCCGGCCGCAAGCGCCTGAAGGAACTGCTGACTGCATCGGTGCCGCTGTTCAAGGCCAGCAAGTTCTTCCTCAACCCGGAGATGAGCCTGGCCGACTGCGCGATGGCCCCGATCATCTGGCGCCTGCAGTCGCTGGACATTCCGCTGCCCAAGGATGGCAAGGCGATCGAGGACTACGGCAACCGCATCTTCCGCAACCCGGGTTTCATCCGCAGCCTGACCGACCAGGAGCGCAAGCTGCGCGACCTGCCGGCCTGA
- a CDS encoding cytochrome bc complex cytochrome b subunit has translation MANNFLTRAAGGVSSWINERAPGLMPVYRKHVSEYYAPKNFNVWYYFGSLALVVLVNQILTGIFLTMHFKPSAAEAFASVEYIMRDVEWGWLIRYMHSTGASLFFIVVYLHMFRGLMYGSYQKPRELVWILGMLIYLVLMAEAFMGYVLPWGQMSFWGAKVIISLFGAIPVIGQGLTEWIMGDYLPGDATLNRFFALHVIALPLVLLLLVVLHLGALHEVGSNNPDGVEIKKGPKGNRWDPGKPADGIPFHPYYTVKDMVGVGFLLILAAFIIFFAPGFGGLFLEHDNFTEANRLVTPEHIKPVWYYTPYYAMLRVVPHKLSGVLVMFSAIAILFLVPWLDKARVKSIRYRGWISKVMLAMLAVCFVWLGVIGSGPGTAIWETWVGRVLTFLYFAFFITMPVWTRLDKTKPVPERVTTHD, from the coding sequence ATGGCCAACAATTTCCTGACCCGCGCCGCGGGTGGCGTGTCCAGCTGGATCAACGAGCGCGCGCCCGGCCTGATGCCGGTCTACCGCAAGCACGTCAGCGAGTACTACGCGCCGAAGAACTTCAACGTCTGGTACTACTTCGGCTCGCTTGCGCTGGTAGTGCTGGTCAACCAGATCCTGACGGGGATCTTCCTGACCATGCACTTCAAGCCCAGTGCCGCCGAGGCGTTCGCCTCGGTCGAGTACATCATGCGCGACGTGGAGTGGGGCTGGCTGATCCGCTACATGCACAGCACCGGCGCCTCGCTGTTCTTCATCGTCGTCTACCTGCACATGTTCCGCGGGCTGATGTACGGCAGTTACCAGAAGCCGCGCGAGCTGGTGTGGATCCTGGGCATGCTGATCTACCTGGTGCTGATGGCCGAGGCCTTCATGGGCTACGTGCTGCCGTGGGGCCAGATGTCGTTCTGGGGCGCCAAGGTCATCATTTCCCTGTTCGGCGCGATCCCGGTGATTGGGCAGGGGCTGACCGAGTGGATCATGGGCGACTACCTGCCCGGCGACGCCACCCTCAACCGCTTCTTCGCCCTGCATGTCATCGCCCTGCCGCTGGTACTGCTGCTGCTGGTGGTGCTGCACCTGGGCGCGCTGCACGAGGTCGGGTCCAACAACCCCGACGGCGTGGAGATCAAGAAGGGCCCGAAGGGCAATCGCTGGGATCCAGGCAAGCCGGCAGACGGCATTCCCTTCCACCCGTACTACACGGTCAAGGACATGGTAGGCGTCGGTTTCCTGCTGATCCTGGCCGCCTTCATCATCTTCTTCGCACCGGGCTTCGGTGGCCTGTTCCTGGAGCATGACAACTTCACCGAGGCCAACCGGCTGGTGACGCCGGAGCACATCAAGCCGGTGTGGTACTACACGCCGTACTACGCGATGTTGCGCGTGGTGCCGCACAAGCTCAGCGGCGTGCTGGTGATGTTCTCGGCCATCGCGATCCTGTTCCTGGTGCCGTGGCTGGACAAGGCCAGGGTCAAGTCGATCCGTTACCGTGGCTGGATCTCGAAGGTGATGCTGGCCATGCTGGCGGTGTGCTTCGTCTGGCTGGGCGTGATCGGCTCAGGTCCGGGCACGGCCATCTGGGAAACCTGGGTCGGACGCGTGCTGACCTTCCTGTACTTCGCCTTCTTCATCACCATGCCGGTGTGGACGAGGCTGGACAAGACCAAGCCGGTTCCGGAACGGGTGACGACGCATGACTGA
- a CDS encoding DUF2272 domain-containing protein, whose amino-acid sequence MPFRHLALGLVLCVLAVPALAADVCDLPPRYGLSARAQAVIRTACNEHRLWYRSFIDREGRIARLEVTEAEAVDLSDQGMIAWQRVASYWREGGTLGAMAEIPGASSCEAPWGSRYLESDCRAFVLDNPWSAAFISWVMGRASVMGFQASPRHIDYIRQAFNPAPGAPYRLEDPATGKPEPGDLLCFLRDRDQPLGYAGLRQALAEDRTANWKTHCDVVVATNIGGDRTAYIIGGNVMNTVMMRMLPLDRAGRLQPATEGTGAATSVLHAECSPGQPQLCDLNRKDWAALLKLQSTIPAQPAR is encoded by the coding sequence ATGCCATTCCGCCACCTTGCCCTCGGGCTGGTGCTGTGCGTGCTCGCAGTACCTGCCCTCGCTGCCGACGTCTGTGACCTGCCACCGCGCTACGGCCTCTCGGCCAGGGCGCAGGCCGTCATCCGCACCGCCTGCAACGAGCACCGGCTGTGGTATCGCAGCTTCATCGACCGCGAGGGCCGCATCGCGCGGCTGGAAGTCACCGAGGCCGAAGCGGTGGACCTGTCCGACCAGGGGATGATCGCGTGGCAGCGCGTGGCCAGTTACTGGCGCGAGGGCGGCACCCTGGGCGCGATGGCCGAAATTCCCGGCGCGTCCAGCTGCGAAGCCCCCTGGGGATCGCGTTACCTTGAATCGGACTGCCGCGCCTTCGTGCTGGACAACCCCTGGTCTGCCGCCTTCATTTCCTGGGTGATGGGCCGCGCCAGCGTGATGGGGTTCCAGGCGTCGCCGCGCCATATCGATTACATCCGCCAGGCCTTCAACCCCGCCCCCGGCGCCCCGTACCGGCTCGAGGACCCAGCCACCGGCAAGCCGGAGCCGGGCGACCTGCTGTGCTTCCTGCGCGATCGCGACCAGCCGCTGGGATATGCAGGCCTGCGCCAGGCGCTGGCCGAGGACCGCACTGCCAACTGGAAGACCCATTGCGATGTCGTCGTTGCCACCAACATCGGCGGGGACCGCACGGCCTACATCATTGGCGGCAACGTGATGAACACCGTGATGATGCGGATGCTGCCGCTGGATCGGGCCGGACGCCTGCAGCCCGCGACCGAGGGAACGGGTGCCGCCACCAGCGTGTTGCACGCGGAGTGCTCGCCGGGCCAGCCGCAACTGTGCGATCTCAACCGCAAGGACTGGGCGGCACTGCTGAAACTGCAGTCCACGATCCCGGCACAGCCTGCGCGATGA
- a CDS encoding DUF3301 domain-containing protein has translation MPSLILLMIAGAAVYGFWNSSRAAAERAGELGRNACRAADVQWLDQAVHATRLRLCRLPSGWLGFERTFNFEYSYDGIDRHSGRMVLRGDELVSFIGPGAARISQIRRDTGDAQDL, from the coding sequence ATGCCTAGTCTTATCCTGCTGATGATTGCCGGCGCCGCCGTTTACGGATTCTGGAATTCCTCGCGCGCGGCCGCCGAACGCGCCGGCGAACTCGGACGCAACGCCTGCCGTGCCGCCGACGTGCAGTGGCTGGACCAGGCTGTGCACGCCACACGGCTGCGCCTGTGCCGCCTGCCAAGCGGCTGGCTGGGTTTCGAGCGCACCTTCAACTTCGAATATTCGTATGACGGCATCGACCGCCACAGCGGCCGCATGGTCCTGCGTGGCGACGAGCTGGTGTCCTTTATCGGCCCGGGAGCCGCGCGCATCAGTCAGATCCGACGCGATACCGGGGACGCACAGGACCTCTGA